One part of the Xiphophorus hellerii strain 12219 chromosome 17, Xiphophorus_hellerii-4.1, whole genome shotgun sequence genome encodes these proteins:
- the LOC116736996 gene encoding uncharacterized protein LOC116736996: MPRRGRRSEAAKVRWRKLEIVPVDAKAGTPSLTTSAWNPTRSPPKKISPLLEGGLPDQMLPPVVRQEEPRVPPTSPGSRRGTGRRHRVETWPASRVTRRSCKLVLPTAGALEKKFALLVGDSHLRAIVDGYSTMPKGDFSLGVLASPGASAEELQLEVLDAVLPRPPEVICLLAPSNNLTASRTFMEAGAAFDALLSTVCNLSANVVVVDFPPRLCVEDSVQQLLRQEFQRVAALRTVQYLPVTEHFPLSNLALWSRDGVHLSDHPGMEVLAQLLEAAVCSQLELSAPKSPAPVMLAPPPLGTASPPPVRRPLPQLVVVSEVAAPRRSESSAWTVVGGGRKGDLLDSSIPLNPVCFSPALLEEMDRIVPASGLETTLPTCSPKGKKKASSRRHAISDPSQLNPVEQQMEGAPRETNSKARRQAQGSVPLMDIQAKSSSVAQEDHFQDGSCKASALEPRISGPPVLLVSATHSQADKRYAAFSRNHQCTCMALTFLAYHNEGLQFDAVMLDRVIEKGDQLYSGVKQQLISDGTFRDNHLTFEQMPDHVLTDRNIYAVHTTGLQVGHVFARSRSPEGSRRLGLHLALQLECLSENVTHAFLLVTPECIAVFRDRSGRFGVFDSHSRNSAGLPHPSGTAVMMTFCNLSDMVSHLLKLFRNRGPNATYEFVPVGFERENEDHPQKSTFQNISPVATQVSPTALKSESPSDDEMPPWLREVANVLEERPPTVTNLSKVPKANRRKIKNRIKTQQRQNVGRKMKQSSSEKERYLTSPTFRTKKLQALKEQYILHQVQRKDQLNNRYRTDASFRKRRINYIKDRFNFVRSFRDSHKAQMAEYMRKRFRDDPVFTSRKKSYIRNRYRDDPVFRSKQKSYIRNRYRDDPLFRSRQKSYIRNQFRNDPVFRSKQKKTMRESMKEKYHSEPGYRVKHNEKCVANRRGRLSRQALSKNLTLQHASRIRRKYKRNVGFHLQTPHPLMTDEMKAAIQNFYKNIQNGPTYVCTVCHRALFPSQVKQCKRDKYNKNMRVVADCLTGTYVHVCGSACSTPCSVPQERMGEWICYTCDSSLTRGKMPSIAAANNLHLASVPIELAELNVIERQLIAKILPFAKIVSLPKGQQRAIHGAVVCVPSDMETVVNSLPRPREEAQLLQVKLKRKTKYKGYQYFYTVNMKNVLAALRKLKESHPDYTDISINESATFEGFQEDQPVEDSEAEEAAMDAAADHQPDHIGAEHQALRPGLILDTCMQPPDIAQEVLSYGEGIFSIAPAQGNKPISFFSVPRLEANAYPIHFPTGINTLDEARRVALSPSMYFNVRLFSIDTRFAKDHSYLFFAQFVTETHIANNSMSIQRRKGKPSTKDGKNISSKMLQDKEELEKLIQNKEATRFMQPLRGTPAYWEKGLRDLHAMVRQLGKPTFFCTFSAAEMRWPEVIEAVKSQHGEQVHFSELDWNAKCDILRSNPVTVMRMFEKRVDALFRDLILSPAQPIGPVEDYFYRVEFQARGSPHIHAVIWIKDAPEMEDPSCCGEVIKFIDRYISCQLPDETRDPELHKIVTDVQMHSKKHSKSCKKGNVECRFGFPKLPMEHTRITVPVIDFDHENDDEKATQVKQKGRRKSKKSRSPFVSNLQREAKKTLKPIRDLLKDEKSSFRDLAELLQACNMTKVEYNGHVDALTSGMVVIMKRDPKDSWVNGYNPDLLRAWNANMDIQYVLDEYSCIEYMMSYIAKPEHEMAQYLKSVVDDLKRANVSERDEMKKIMQAYSKQREVSAQESVARTCSLPLKKSSRSVLFLQTDEDGVKMSLPMSQLVNMSPDEENVWMTGLPEKYLNRPVTLEFEHMCLAEFASEYRVLYGRQIKGSNAIPLLNDAGYIQKRTMGKPAVIRFTRFSEKKNPEKFYRRLLKLYFPHRRDDDLKNEEHTTYEAFYNNGLRGRYQVKQYVDFNCKRYEGQGKKIDKIMENLTKEGPVRNAWNTFAPEVEVDRLECAAERPPLQEDEEQDPIPDYEIDVNTVDMPKIEAPKLSSDFIRKMYRSLNESQASVFYAIRDWCLNRVWGDNPEPFFYFLTGGAGCGKSHVIKCVYQEATKLLRQLPRLLDIGDMSKPTVLLTAFTGTAAYNISGKTLHSILKLPKSLKPPYKGLGNSLDEVRAVLSNVEILIVDEISMVSKDLLAYVDWRFQQIKGNNRFMGGVSVLAVGDFFQLPPVGRSKPLCVAEDGVLDIWNENFQMISLTEIMRQKDDRAFAELLNRIRVKGKAYSLGEDDKALLIQAVTDPKECPMDVLHIFATNKQVDTHNATVVASLGVVTVDIEAEDYKRITKTGNMINLGCCIAGNKRDLSNNIQVGLGFRVMIIRNLDVEDGLVNGTFGTIADIVTSTKDGKSSVKLIGLKLDNALAGHTKKIQGKPDGFVYIERFEEQSSVKGVVRRQFPIRLAFGCTAHKVQGMTMKSAVISLKRIFEPGMAYVALSRTTSLEGLKIIDFDESKIYADENIRAAMESMRPASFLHTRPLLHFKSGDKGETLTIVHHNVEGLVCHSEDMKQHHELMLADVLCLTETHLFGSSVPASCQMEGYSFFSRNRHVSYSNRVDIAKKEGGGVATYCRSLLQPQERRFFNQVTDLEFNVVKVDTPIRALIATVYRPPSYDLGTFLRNLQNLLDGLNSMDIRPVVILGDFNEDLIAPGKKSINELFRAKGFMQLISAPTTEKRTLLDHIYISNPEYCVHSGVLQAYYSYHNPIYCVLASV; encoded by the exons ATGCCACGTAGAGGACGACGCTCTGAGGCAGCTAAGGTGAGATGGAGGAAGCTGGAGATTGTGCCGGTCGACGCAAAG GCTGGGACACCATCACTCACAACCAGCGCTTGGAACCCGACTCGGTCTCCGCCAAAGAAG ATCTCCCCACTGCTGGAGGGTGGCCTGCCCGACCAG ATGTTGCCTCCAGTGGTGCGTCAGGAGGAGCCCCGTGTGCCACCGACCTCTCCTGGGTCAC GCCGTGGGACGGGGCGACGCCATCGGGTGGAGACGTGGCCAGCCTCCCGGGTGACCAGACGGAGCTGCAAGTTGGTTCTGCCTACTGCCGGGGCTCTGGAGaagaag tttgctcTTTTGGTTGGTGATTCCCATCTGCGTGCTATTGTGGATGGGTATTCTACCATGCCAAAGGGCGACTTCTCCTTAGGGGTGCTTGCATCCCCCGGTGCCTCTGCGGAAGAGTTGCAGCTTGAGGTGCTGGATGCAGTTCTGCCTCGGCCCCCCGAGGTGATCTGTCTTCTGGCCCCAAGTAACAACTTAACCGCCAGCAGGACCTTCATGGAGGCCGGAGCGGCGTTTGACGCTTTGTTGAGTACCGTCTGCAACCTCTCTGCTAAT GTGGTCGTTGTGGACTTTCCACCGCGCCTTTGCGTGGAGGACAGTGTGCAACAGCTGCTGCGGCAGGAGTTTCAACGTGTGGCTGCTCTGAGAA ctGTTCAGTACTTGCCTGTCACTGAACACTTCCCGTTGAGCAACCTGGCCTTGTGGAGCAGGGATGGC GTTCACCTGAGCGACCATCCTGGGATGGAGGTCCTTGCTCAGTTGCTTGAGGCGGCGGTCTGCTCGCAACTTGAGTTAAGTGCACCGAAATCTCCTGCTCCTGTGATGTTGGCTCCTCCCCCCCTTGGGACGGCTTCCCCCCCCCCGGTGAGACGTCCCCTGCCCCAGCTGGTTGTGGTTAGCGAGGTGGCTGCTCCGCGTCGTTCAGAGTCCTCCGCCTGGACTGTGGTTGGTGGTGGTCGGAAG GGAGACCTGCTGGACTCTTCCATCCCCCTGAATCCTGTGTGCTTCAGCCCAGCGTTGCTGGAGGAGATGGATCGGATCGTTCCTGCGTCTGGCCTTGAAACTACGCTACCTACATGTTCTCCGAAGGggaaaaag aaggCGAGTTCGAGGCGTCATGCAATTTCCGATCCCTCCCAGCTGAATCCAGTGGAGCAGCAG ATGGAGGGAGCGCCGAGAGAGACCAACAGCAAAGCTCGTCGCCAGGCACAGGGTTCGGTTCCCCTGATGGACATCCAGGCCAAGTCCTCTTCCGTGGCACAGGAGGACCATTTTCAGGATGGGAGCTGCAAG gCTTCTGCGCTGGAACCCAGGATCAGCGGTCCACCTGTCCTGTTGGTAAGTGCTACACATTCCCAGGCCGACAAGAGGTATGCTGCATTTTCCCGTAATCACCAGTGCACATGCATGGCACTCACATTTTTAGCTTACCACAATGAGGGGTTGCAGTTTGATGCTGTGATGCTTGATAGAGTGATTGAAAAAGGAGACCAACTTTATTCCGGCGTTAAACAGCAACTGATCAGTGATGGAACATTTCGTGACAATCACTTGACGTTTGAACAGATGCCTGACCATGTACTGACAGATAGGAACATCTATGCAGTACACACAACTGGTTTACAGGTAGGTCATGTTTTTGCTCGTAGCAGGAGCCCTGAAGGATCTAGACGATTGGGTTTGCATCTTGCCCTGCAACTGGAATGTCTGTCGGAAAATGTCACCCATGCTTTCCTTTTGGTGACTCCAGAGTGCATTGCAGTTTTCAGGGACAGAAGCGGTCGGTTTGGAGTTTTTGATTCCCACTCAAGAAATTCAGCAGGCCTGCCCCACCCCAGTGGAACTGCAGTAATGATGACTTTCTGCAACCTGTCTGACATGGTCAGCCATCTACTGAAGCTCTTTCGAAATCGCGGCCCCAATGCCACCTATGAGTTTGTGCCAGTAGGTTTTGAAAGGGAAAATGAAGATCATCCTCAGAAGTCGACTTTTCAGAACATTTCACCTGTAGCCACACAGGTAAGTCCAACTGCTTTGAAATCAGAGAGTCCGTCTGATGACGAAATGCCTCCTTGGCTTAGGGAAGTTGCAAACGTATTAGAGGAGAGACCTCCAACTGTTACAAATTTGTCAAAAGTGCCAAAAGCtaatagaagaaaaattaaaaacaggatcaaaacacaacagagacagaaTGTAGGAcgtaaaatgaaacaaagttcatctgaaaaagaaagataTCTGACATCTCCAACATTTAGGACCAAAAAGCTGCAGGCCTTAAAAGAACAATACATTCTTCATCAAGTACAGAGGAAGGATCAGTTAAATAATAGATATAGGACAGATGCATCTTTCCGAAAGAGACgaataaattacattaaggACAGATTCAATTTTGTACGTAGCTTCAGAGACAGTCATAAAGCGCAGATGGCCGAGTATATGAGGAAACGATTCAGAGATGATCCGGTCtttacaagcagaaaaaaatcatacatcAGGAATCGATACAGAGACGATCCGGTCTttagaagcaaacaaaaatcatacatCAGGAATCGATACAGAGACGATCCGCTCTTTAGAAGCAGACAAAAATCATACATCAGGAATCAATTCAGAAACGATCCAGTTTTcagaagcaaacagaaaaaaacaatgcgTGAATCTATGAAGGAGAAGTATCATAGTGAGCCTGGTTATCGagtaaaacataatgaaaaatgtgttgccAACAGAAGAGGCAGACTATCTAGACAAGCACTTTCCAAAAATTTAACACTGCAGCATGCTTCGCGAAtcagaaggaaatacaaaagaaatgtAGGCTTCCACCTTCAAACTCCACACCCTCTGATGACTGACGAAATGAAAGCTGCAATACAAAACTTTTATAAGAACATTCAAAACGGACCCACATATGTTTGCACCGTGTGTCACAGAGCTCTTTTCCCCAGTCAAGTGAAGCAGTGTAAACGAGATAAGTATAACAAGAATATGCGTGTAGTAGCTGATTGTCTAACAGGTACATATGTTCATGTGTGTGGATCTGCATGCTCAACCCCATGTTCTGTACCTCAAGAGAGGATGGGGGAGTGGATCTGCTACACGTGTGACAGCAGTCTAACCAGAGGAAAGATGCCATCGATTGCTGCTGCCAATAACCTTCACCTAGCTTCCGTTCCCATAGAGCTTGCGGAATTGAATGTAATTGAACGGCAATTAATTGCAAAAATTCTACCTTTTGCAAAAATTGTTTCCTTGCCCAAGGGACAGCAAAGGGCAATACATGGAGCAGTTGTCTGTGTTCCTTCTGACATGGAAACAGTTGTAAACAGTCTTCCGAGGCCCCGTGAGGAAGCCCAGCTTTTACAGGTGAAGCTGAAGAGAAAAACCAAGTACAAAGGTTACCAATACTTTTACACGgtcaacatgaaaaatgtcttagCTGCACTGAGAAAGCTTAAAGAGAGTCATCCAGATTACACAGACATAAGTATAAATGAAAGTGCCACATTTGAGGGTTTCCAAGAGGATCAGCCAGTTGAGGACTCAGAAGCAGAGGAGGCTGCAATGGATGCAGCCGCAGACCACCAACCTGACCACATAGGGGCAGAGCATCAGGCACTTCGACCTGGTCTGATCTTGGACACCTGCATGCAGCCTCCTGACATAGCACAGGAAGTATTGTCATATGGAGAAGGGATTTTCAGCATTGCGCCGGCTCAGGGAAATAAACCCATCTCCTTCTTCAGTGTTCCAAGACTTGAAGCAAATGCTTATCCCATACATTTCCCAACTGGAATAAACACATTAGATGAAGCCCGCCGTGTTGCACTTTCACCGAGTATGTATTTCAATGTACGGCTTTTCTCAATAGATACTCGGTTTGCCAAAGACCACAGTTACCTTTTCTTTGCTCAGTTTGTTACGGAAACTCATATTGCCAATAATAGTATGTCCATTCAGAGAAGAAAAGGGAAACCAAGCACCAAAGATGGGAAAAATATTTCCAGCAAAATGCTGCAGGATAAAGAGGAGTTGGAAAAACTGATCCAGAATAAAGAGGCTACCCGCTTCATGCAACCCTTAAGAGGAACTCCAGCTTATTGGGAGAAAGGATTACGTGATTTGCACGCCATGGTGAGGCAACTTGGAAAGCCCACTTTCTTTTGCACATTCTCTGCTGCTGAAATGAGATGGCCAGAAGTCATTGAGGCCGTCAAAAGTCAACATGGCGAGCAGGTACATTTTTCTGAGCTTGACTGGAATGCAAAGTGTGACATTCTTAGAAGCAACCCTGTCACCGTCATGCGCATGTTTGAAAAGAGAGTGGATGCACTGTTTAGAGACCTCATTCTTTCCCCTGCACAGCCCATTGGACCAGTTGAAGATTACTTTTATCGTGTGGAATTTCAGGCAAGGGGTTCACCACACATACATGCCGTGATATGGATTAAGGATGCACCTGAAATGGAAGACCCCTCATGTTGCGGTGAAGTCATAAAGTTCATCGATCGTTACATATCCTGTCAGTTGCCTGATGAAACCAGAGATCCAGAGCTTCACAAAATAGTCACAGACGTTCAAATGCACAGCAAAAAGCActcaaaatcatgcaaaaaagGTAATGTTGAATGCAGATTTGGATTCCCCAAACTACCAATGGAGCACACCAGAATAACCGTCCCTGTAATTGACTTTGATCACGAAAATGACGACGAAAAAGCAACGCAAGTTAAGCAAAAAGGTAGGAGAAAGTCCAAAAAATCGAGATCACCATTTGTCTCAAACCTACAAAGAGAGGCTAAGAAGACACTGAAACCAATTAGGGATTTACTGAAGGATGAAAAATCATCGTTCAGGGATTTGGCAGAGTTACTCCAGGCTTGTAATATGACCAAAGTAGAGTACAATGGCCATGTTGATGCTCTCACTTCTGGAATGGTGGTAATCATGAAACGGGATCCTAAAGATAGCTGGGTCAATGGCTATAACCCCGATCTCCTTCGTGCATGGAATGCTAACATGGACATTCAGTATGTGCTTGATGAATACAGCTGCATTGAGTACATGATGTCCTACATAGCCAAGCCAGAGCATGAAATGGCGCAGTACCTCAAGTCTGTTGTAGATGATTTAAAGAGAGCGAATGTTAGCGAACGCGATGAGATGAAAAAGATCATGCAGGCTTATTCAAAACAGAGAGAGGTTAGTGCTCAAGAATCCGTTGCACGCACTTGTAGCCTACCTCTCAAAAAGTCCTCTCGTAGTGTCCTTTTTCTTCAAACAGATGAAGACGGTGTAAAAATGAGCCTTCCGATGAGTCAACTCGTAAACATGTCCCCAGATGAAGAGAATGTGTGGATGACAGGATTGCCGGAAAAATATCTCAACAGGCCAGTAACATTAGAATTCGAACACATGTGCCTTGCAGAATTTGCGTCAGAATATCGAGTTCTATATGGTAGGCAAATTAAAGGGTCAAATGCAATTCCCCTCCTTAATGATGCAGGATACATCCAGAAAAGAACTATGGGCAAACCTGCAGTTATTAGATTTACTcgtttttcagagaaaaaaaaccccgaaaAGTTTTACAGACGGCTTCTGAAGTTGTATTTTCCTCACAGAAGAGATGACGACCTTAAAAATGAGGAACACACAACCTACGAAGCCTTTTACAACAACGGTTTACGTGGTAGATATCAGGTTAAACAGTATGTGGATTTCAATTGCAAAAGGTATGAAGGGCAAGGTAAGAAAATTGATAAGATTATGGAAAATCTGACAAAGGAAGGACCGGTTCGTAATGCGTGGAACACTTTTGCACCCGAGGTTGAGGTAGACCGTTTAGAATGCGCTGCTGAGCGACCACCATTGCAAGAAGATGAAGAGCAAGACCCTATTCCAGATTATGAAATTGATGTCAACACTGTAGACATGCCAAAAATTGAAGCTCCTAAATTGAGCTCTGATTTCATCAGAAAAATGTACAGGAGTTTAAATGAGAGTCAAGCGTCCGTGTTTTACGCCATTCGCGATTGGTGTCTGAACCGCGTCTGGGGTGACAACCCAGAACCGTTCTTTTATTTCTTGACGGGAGGAGCCGGCTGTGGTAAATCTCATGTCATCAAATGTGTTTACCAGGAGGCAACCAAGCTCTTGCGCCAGCTTCCGAGACTTCTTGATATTGGTGACATGTCCAAGCCCACTGTGCTCCTCACAGCTTTTACTGGTACTGCAGCGTACAACATATCAGGGAAGACTTTACATTCCATCTTGAAACTACCCAAAAGTTTAAAACCACCATACAAGGGACTTGGAAATTCATTGGATGAAGTGAGGGCAGTTCTTTCTAATGTAGAAATCTTAATCGTCGATGAAATCTCCATGGTCTCCAAAGACCTACTTGCATATGTTGACTGGAGATTTCAACAAATCAAGGGGAACAACAGATTCATGGGTGGGGTCTCTGTTTTGGCTGTGGGGGACTTCTTCCAACTTCCTCCTGTTGGACGATCAAAACCGCTTTGTGTTGCCGAGGATGGCGTGCTTGATATCTGGAATGAGAATTTCCAGATGATCAGCCTGACAGAAATCATGCGGCAGAAAGATGACCGAGCGTTTGCAGAGCTCTTGAACCGGATTCGAGTTAAAGGTAAAGCCTATTCGCTTGGTGAGGATGACAAGGCTCTTTTGATCCAAGCTGTTACTGACCCCAAAGAGTGTCCAATGGATGTTCTGCACATTTttgcaacaaacaaacaggtgGACACCCATAATGCAACAGTTGTGGCCTCTTTAGGTGTAGTAACAGTTGATATCGAGGCAGAGGACTACAAAAGGATTACAAAGACAGGAAACATGATTAATCTGGGCTGTTGCATAGCGGGCAACAAACGAGACTTGTCTAACAACATACAGGTTGGTTTGGGTTTTAGGGTAATGATTATAAGAAACTTGGATGTAGAGGATGGTCTCGTTAATGGAACATTTGGCACCATTGCAGATATTGTCACCAGTACGAAAGATGGAAAGAGTAGTGTAAAGTTAATTGGACTCAAACTGGACAATGCCCTCGCTGGCCACACAAAAAAGATTCAGGGTAAACCAGATGGCTTTGTTTACATTGAGAGATTTGAGGAACAGAGTAGCGTAAAGGGAGTGGTACGACGGCAATTTCCAATCAGGTTAGCCTTTGGGTGTACGGCACACAAGGTCCAAGGTATGACCATGAAGTCTGCGGTCATTTCTTTGAAGCGTATTTTTGAACCTGGAATGGCATATGTGGCCCTCAGTCGCACAACTTCCCTGGAAGGACTTAAAATCATTGATTTCGATGAAAGTAAAATCTACGCTGACGAAAATATCAGAGCAGCTATGGAATCAATGAGACCAGCATCGTTTTTGCACACCAGACCACTCTTGCATTTTAAGTCTGGTGATAAAGGTGAAACATTAACAATTGTCCACCACAATGTCGAAGGTCTTGTCTGTCACTCTGAGGACATGAAACAACATCATGAACTTATGCTGGCAGATGTCTTATGCCTAACAGAGACTCATTTATTTGGATCTTCTGTTCCTGCTTCTTGCCAAATGGAGGGCTATTCTTTCTTTTCACGGAACAGACATGTCTCCTACTCAAATAGAGTCGACATTGCTAAAAAAGAGGGTGGGGGAGTAGCGACCTACTGCCGGAGTCTTCTCCAACCGCAGGAACGTAGATTCTTCAACCAGGTTACAGACCTTGAATTCAACGTTGTCAAAGTGGACACCCCAATCAGAGCCCTCATTGCGACAGTTTACAGGCCACCAAGTTATGATCttggaacatttttaagaaatctgCAGAACCTCTTGGATGGCCTGAATTCAATGGATATTCGGCCCGTTGTCATATTGGGAGACTTCAATGAGGACCTTATTGCTCCTGGGAAAAAATCCATTAATGAGTTGTTTAGAGCGAAAGGCTTTATGCAACTCATCTCTGCTCCAACCACAGAAAAACGTACTCTCCTTGATCACATTTACATCTCCAATCCAGAATACTGTGTCCACTCAGGTGTCTTGCAGGCTTACTACAGCTACCACAATCCTATATACTGTGTGTTAGCTTCAGTATAA